The proteins below are encoded in one region of Pontibacter deserti:
- a CDS encoding DUF6438 domain-containing protein produces MNSFILNITKQLLLLTIVVAGISLLSCKSTGAKAASVSGGDVPLLMFQKTPCFGTCPSYEALIYTNGHVRFIPWEHVPVTDTLTFQLTGKELNELTAAIVDLNYKTLENLYKTEWTDMPATHLYFYEAGKEVKHIKHEEGGPEKLIKFNDKVHQLIWKYVATPAK; encoded by the coding sequence GTGAACAGCTTTATACTTAACATAACAAAACAACTACTGCTATTAACTATAGTGGTAGCAGGTATAAGTTTGTTAAGTTGTAAGAGTACAGGTGCAAAGGCTGCATCGGTTTCAGGAGGTGATGTCCCCCTGCTGATGTTCCAGAAAACTCCCTGCTTTGGTACCTGCCCCTCCTACGAAGCGTTGATCTACACAAATGGCCACGTACGGTTTATACCCTGGGAGCATGTACCAGTTACCGACACCCTCACCTTTCAGCTAACCGGCAAAGAACTAAATGAGCTAACAGCAGCTATTGTTGACCTAAACTATAAAACCCTGGAAAACCTGTATAAAACTGAGTGGACCGACATGCCTGCTACCCATTTATACTTTTATGAAGCCGGCAAAGAAGTAAAACACATCAAACACGAAGAAGGCGGACCCGAAAAGCTGATTAAGTTTAACGACAAAGTGCATCAGTTGATCTGGAAATATGTGGCTACGCCAGCTAAGTAA
- a CDS encoding YsnF/AvaK domain-containing protein, translated as MSKQSKKVQLSEFEEKLQESRLQAERAGTQPGAPKEPFRIERDDVADREEKVIPVIEEQVHVEKRTVESGKVRISKNVREDEVMVDIPVVHEEVDVQRIPVDQYVEQAPPAVRYEGDKMIISVLREELVLVKRIKVVEELHITNRRVEDHKTQPINLRREEINIERLRNDDLNTP; from the coding sequence ATGAGCAAACAGTCTAAAAAAGTGCAACTATCCGAATTTGAAGAAAAGCTTCAGGAAAGCAGGTTGCAGGCAGAGAGAGCCGGGACACAGCCTGGTGCTCCTAAAGAGCCTTTCAGGATTGAGCGGGATGATGTAGCTGACAGGGAAGAGAAAGTTATACCAGTGATAGAAGAGCAGGTGCATGTAGAGAAAAGAACAGTAGAATCAGGTAAAGTTCGGATCTCTAAAAATGTGCGTGAAGACGAAGTAATGGTTGATATCCCGGTTGTACACGAAGAAGTGGACGTACAGCGCATACCTGTTGACCAATACGTTGAGCAGGCCCCTCCCGCTGTTCGCTATGAAGGCGATAAAATGATTATTTCAGTGCTGCGTGAAGAGCTTGTATTAGTTAAACGCATAAAGGTGGTAGAAGAACTGCACATAACAAATCGGCGGGTAGAAGACCATAAAACACAACCAATTAACCTGCGCCGTGAAGAAATTAACATAGAACGGTTACGGAATGATGATTTAAACACACCATAA
- a CDS encoding pirin family protein: MRKIKKKYKAVYAPMDDLVTYRALPTREVEYIDPFLFLNHHGPQVYKPGNRGLPFGPHPHRGFETLTFMLDGDIMHQDTGGGKDVIEAGGVQWMTAGSGLIHAEVSSEKFKKEGGPLEILQLWFNLPAKYKMAKPNYIGLQKDAIPVVTEDNGNVKVNVISGNWGATEGPIPSLSDIHMASIELKAGGSFTTRIASDRNIFFYVVRGAVKVNGETAEKLHLVEFENDGEELKVEALEDSYILLGHAKPFNEPVVSHGPFVMNTEEEIHEAFRDYQLGKMGVWQG, from the coding sequence ATGAGAAAGATCAAAAAGAAATATAAAGCCGTTTATGCCCCGATGGATGACCTGGTAACGTATCGGGCGTTGCCAACCCGGGAAGTAGAATATATTGATCCGTTCCTGTTCCTGAACCACCATGGGCCGCAGGTATATAAGCCGGGTAACCGTGGGCTACCTTTCGGGCCGCATCCGCACCGTGGCTTCGAAACTCTTACATTTATGCTTGACGGCGACATTATGCACCAGGATACCGGCGGTGGAAAGGATGTGATAGAGGCAGGTGGTGTACAATGGATGACAGCCGGCTCAGGGTTGATACATGCAGAGGTGTCTTCGGAGAAGTTTAAAAAGGAGGGAGGCCCGCTGGAGATTCTGCAGTTATGGTTTAACCTACCCGCAAAGTATAAAATGGCCAAACCAAATTACATAGGCCTGCAAAAAGATGCTATACCTGTAGTTACAGAAGATAATGGCAATGTAAAAGTGAATGTGATCTCTGGTAATTGGGGTGCTACTGAAGGTCCGATCCCGTCGCTGAGCGACATACACATGGCAAGTATAGAACTAAAAGCCGGTGGCAGCTTTACCACACGTATAGCCTCGGATCGTAATATTTTCTTTTATGTAGTTCGCGGCGCTGTAAAAGTGAATGGCGAAACAGCTGAAAAACTACACCTGGTTGAGTTTGAAAACGACGGGGAGGAACTGAAAGTAGAAGCTCTGGAGGACAGTTATATTCTGCTTGGTCATGCCAAACCGTTTAACGAACCAGTAGTATCGCATGGGCCGTTTGTGATGAACACAGAAGAAGAAATACACGAAGCCTTCCGGGATTACCAGCTAGGCAAAATGGGAGTATGGCAGGGATAG
- a CDS encoding zinc ribbon domain-containing protein YjdM, with product MSEEMKQCPKCNSPYGYAMGDELYACPECGNEWNPNEVEEETGLKVVDANGNILQDGDSVVVIKDLPVKGAPKPVKAGTKVKNIRLTDGDHNIDCKIDGFGSMGLKSEFVRKA from the coding sequence ATGTCAGAAGAAATGAAACAATGCCCGAAATGTAATTCGCCTTATGGTTACGCGATGGGTGATGAACTATACGCTTGCCCGGAATGCGGAAATGAGTGGAACCCGAATGAAGTGGAAGAAGAAACCGGTCTGAAAGTAGTAGATGCAAATGGCAATATACTTCAGGATGGGGACTCAGTTGTTGTAATCAAAGACCTGCCGGTAAAAGGTGCTCCAAAACCAGTAAAGGCTGGCACCAAAGTAAAAAACATACGCCTGACAGACGGAGACCATAACATCGACTGTAAAATTGACGGCTTCGGCTCTATGGGGCTTAAATCTGAATTTGTAAGAAAGGCTTAG
- the dinB gene encoding DNA polymerase IV has product MSQPIRKIIHIDMDAFFASVEQRDNPELRGKPVAVGGSRARGVVAAASYEARKFGVHSALASKIAAQRCPQLIFVKARFDVYSAISRQIREIFFSYTDLVEPLSLDEAYLDVTENKIGMPSATIIANQIRQRIFEETGLTASAGVSYNKFLAKIASDMNKPNGFTLITPDKAEELVASLDIGKFHGIGKVTAAKMQNMGILTGADLRERSEEELVRNFGKVGRYYYRIARAQDDRDVQPHRIRKSIGSERTFETDLAEEEAMLEQLQYLAKEVAHDMERLKATAKTITLKIKYFDFTLNTRSKTFLSEFSTEDAIFTVARDLLRTPQLPPYPVRLLGISASSLLYQHDRLQEGYQLTIDF; this is encoded by the coding sequence TTGAGCCAGCCCATCCGCAAGATTATTCATATAGATATGGACGCCTTTTTCGCGTCGGTGGAGCAGCGCGATAACCCGGAACTGCGCGGCAAACCGGTGGCAGTTGGTGGTTCCCGGGCGCGTGGCGTGGTGGCTGCGGCGAGCTACGAAGCCCGCAAATTTGGTGTTCATTCTGCCCTGGCATCCAAGATTGCAGCGCAGCGCTGTCCGCAGTTAATATTCGTAAAAGCACGCTTTGATGTGTATAGTGCCATATCCAGGCAGATCAGGGAGATCTTCTTTTCTTATACCGACTTGGTGGAGCCGCTTTCGCTGGATGAAGCTTACCTGGATGTGACGGAGAACAAGATCGGGATGCCATCGGCTACTATAATTGCCAACCAGATACGGCAGCGCATTTTTGAAGAAACCGGCCTCACGGCATCTGCGGGTGTGTCTTATAATAAATTCCTGGCCAAGATCGCTTCGGACATGAATAAGCCCAATGGTTTCACGCTCATCACCCCTGATAAAGCTGAAGAACTGGTTGCGAGCTTGGATATCGGCAAGTTTCATGGCATCGGTAAAGTAACGGCAGCTAAGATGCAAAACATGGGTATACTTACCGGTGCTGATCTTAGGGAGCGATCTGAAGAAGAACTGGTACGCAACTTCGGCAAGGTTGGCCGCTATTACTACCGCATTGCCCGCGCCCAGGACGACCGCGACGTACAGCCGCACCGCATCCGTAAATCTATTGGCTCGGAGCGTACTTTCGAAACCGACCTTGCCGAAGAAGAAGCCATGCTGGAACAGTTACAATACCTGGCTAAAGAAGTAGCCCATGATATGGAACGGCTAAAAGCCACTGCAAAAACTATTACCCTCAAAATCAAATATTTCGACTTTACCCTGAACACCCGCAGCAAAACGTTCCTCAGTGAGTTTAGTACCGAAGATGCGATCTTTACTGTTGCCCGCGACCTGCTGCGCACTCCACAACTACCACCATATCCTGTTCGCCTGCTCGGAATATCTGCTAGTTCCCTCCTCTACCAGCACGACCGCTTGCAGGAGGGTTATCAACTGACTATAGATTTTTAA
- a CDS encoding oxidoreductase translates to MSDKVWFITGVSSGFGRTLAEEVARNGDKVIGTVRQLGQLAEFNDISPGNTFAYLMDVTNPDGIKATIDAAFNHFGRLDVLVNNAGFGFLGAVEEATIKDFREVMETNFFGALQVTQAMLPYMRKQGSGRIIQMSSAAGFRSTAGFGVYNASKFALEGMSEALALEVAPLGIHVTIVEPGPFRTNFAGSSIKAAKQEMPEYDASARVFKNNILGYAGQQEGDPQKAAQVILQVVNAENPPLRLPLGSTAFTAVRNKLKQVEQDLSAWEEVAANTSYSQ, encoded by the coding sequence ATGAGTGATAAAGTCTGGTTTATAACAGGAGTATCAAGCGGATTTGGCAGAACGCTGGCCGAAGAAGTTGCCCGCAACGGCGATAAAGTAATTGGCACTGTAAGGCAACTCGGGCAACTGGCGGAGTTTAATGACATATCGCCGGGTAACACATTTGCTTACCTGATGGATGTAACTAACCCTGACGGTATAAAGGCAACTATAGACGCTGCTTTTAACCATTTTGGCCGCCTGGATGTGCTGGTCAACAACGCTGGTTTCGGGTTTCTGGGAGCCGTAGAAGAAGCAACCATAAAGGACTTCCGGGAGGTAATGGAAACTAACTTTTTTGGGGCGCTTCAGGTAACGCAGGCTATGCTGCCTTACATGCGAAAACAGGGAAGTGGCCGGATCATACAGATGTCTTCGGCGGCTGGGTTCAGGTCTACTGCCGGGTTTGGGGTGTACAATGCCAGTAAGTTTGCCCTGGAAGGAATGAGCGAAGCCCTTGCCCTGGAAGTTGCACCGTTGGGCATACACGTTACCATAGTAGAGCCCGGCCCGTTCCGCACAAACTTTGCCGGATCAAGTATAAAGGCTGCAAAACAGGAAATGCCGGAATACGATGCTTCGGCTCGTGTGTTCAAGAATAACATTTTAGGCTATGCCGGACAGCAGGAAGGCGACCCTCAGAAAGCAGCACAGGTTATACTTCAGGTTGTAAATGCTGAAAACCCGCCGTTGCGCCTGCCACTTGGCAGCACCGCATTCACAGCTGTAAGAAACAAACTAAAACAGGTAGAACAGGATCTGAGTGCATGGGAAGAAGTAGCTGCCAATACCTCATATAGTCAGTAA
- the yidC gene encoding membrane protein insertase YidC has translation MDRNQAIGFGLIALLLLAYSFFFTGTDEKAATKQATEQVAKVEQLQNTPAVADDSLAQTRKAATLGSFATAATGTASTTTLENQNIRISFNSKGGQVEEVVLKNYKTYQGDPLILIDKESSKTDVAFTTKDGKTIKLSDLYFTPSAIRKGTDKNVSTQVITFRANVGNGQYIDQIYTLYDESFQLGYKLDFEGLQGQISGNNLTFTWTDRIKQLERDIKQNRAKTTINYATVEDGHDYLSISEEKEELALEEPVKWISNKQNFFTAGIIADNSFASAKLESSSDLADSTIVKTLASQALIPVQDVLNDKASFTYYFGPNDYKILKHVGEDFEKNLDLGWGIFAWVNKWLIIPAFDFLENYFSSYGIIIILLVLYIKTILFPLTYKSFYSMAKMKVLKPEIDAIKERNGGDMQKTQMETMKLYNEMGVNPLSGCIPMLLQIPILFAMFNFFPNSIELRQEPFLWATDLSTYDVFAKLPFTIPFYGDHVSMFTLLMTASTILYTWSNNQMNAQMQGAMKFYSYLMPVIFMFVLNSFPAGLSFYYFVSNMVTFGQQAIIRRFVDEGKVRAKLEDNKEKRKDKKKTSGPSFTERMQEAMRAAAEKEQQKRNKGAKK, from the coding sequence ATGGATAGAAATCAAGCTATTGGCTTCGGACTGATTGCCCTCCTGCTACTGGCATATTCGTTCTTTTTTACCGGAACGGACGAAAAAGCAGCTACAAAACAGGCAACAGAACAGGTAGCCAAAGTAGAGCAACTGCAAAATACACCCGCAGTTGCAGACGATTCGCTGGCGCAGACGCGTAAGGCCGCTACGTTGGGCTCTTTTGCCACAGCCGCAACAGGCACAGCCAGCACAACTACTCTGGAAAACCAGAACATCCGCATCTCTTTTAACTCTAAAGGCGGACAGGTAGAAGAAGTTGTACTGAAGAACTATAAAACCTACCAGGGCGACCCGCTTATACTTATAGATAAGGAAAGCAGCAAAACTGATGTAGCTTTTACAACTAAAGATGGCAAAACCATTAAGCTGTCGGATCTGTACTTTACGCCTTCTGCTATCAGAAAAGGTACCGATAAGAATGTGAGCACGCAGGTTATCACTTTCCGTGCAAACGTGGGCAATGGTCAGTACATCGACCAGATCTATACTTTGTATGATGAGTCTTTCCAGTTAGGGTATAAGCTTGATTTTGAAGGCTTACAGGGCCAGATCAGTGGCAATAACCTGACCTTTACCTGGACTGACCGCATTAAGCAGTTGGAGCGCGACATTAAGCAGAACCGCGCTAAAACAACTATAAATTACGCAACTGTTGAAGACGGGCACGATTATCTGTCAATCTCGGAAGAGAAAGAAGAGCTTGCCTTGGAAGAGCCTGTAAAATGGATCTCGAACAAGCAGAATTTCTTTACAGCAGGTATTATTGCTGACAATAGTTTTGCAAGCGCTAAGCTGGAGTCGTCTTCAGACCTGGCTGATTCTACAATCGTAAAAACGCTGGCATCGCAGGCCCTTATTCCGGTGCAGGATGTACTAAATGATAAGGCTTCGTTTACGTACTACTTCGGTCCTAACGATTATAAAATACTGAAGCACGTTGGAGAGGACTTTGAAAAGAACCTGGACCTGGGCTGGGGTATTTTTGCGTGGGTAAACAAGTGGCTGATCATCCCGGCATTCGACTTCCTTGAAAACTACTTCAGCAGCTATGGTATCATCATTATTTTGCTGGTACTATACATCAAAACCATCCTGTTCCCGCTTACTTACAAGTCGTTCTACTCGATGGCAAAAATGAAGGTGCTGAAACCTGAGATTGATGCCATTAAAGAGCGTAACGGCGGCGACATGCAGAAAACGCAGATGGAGACCATGAAGTTGTACAACGAAATGGGCGTGAATCCATTGAGCGGCTGTATACCAATGCTGCTGCAGATCCCGATCCTGTTTGCGATGTTCAACTTCTTCCCGAACTCCATTGAGCTTCGCCAGGAGCCGTTTTTGTGGGCTACTGACCTTTCGACGTACGATGTATTTGCAAAACTGCCATTCACGATTCCGTTCTATGGCGACCACGTAAGTATGTTTACCTTGCTGATGACGGCTTCTACAATACTTTATACCTGGTCTAACAACCAGATGAACGCCCAGATGCAGGGTGCTATGAAGTTCTACAGCTACCTGATGCCGGTTATCTTTATGTTCGTTCTGAACTCGTTCCCGGCAGGTCTTTCTTTCTATTACTTTGTATCTAACATGGTAACATTTGGCCAGCAGGCTATCATCCGCAGATTTGTGGACGAAGGTAAAGTGCGCGCCAAACTTGAAGACAACAAAGAGAAGCGCAAAGACAAAAAGAAGACCAGCGGTCCATCTTTTACAGAGCGTATGCAGGAAGCAATGCGCGCAGCCGCTGAAAAAGAACAGCAGAAACGTAACAAAGGCGCTAAGAAATAA
- a CDS encoding PA0069 family radical SAM protein — translation MKPEEFLKGRGAQYNPANKYLKQEYVAEHIEGLDEPMLTDARTEFLPTHPKTIVNNISSPDLGNGYSLNPYQGCEHGCVYCYARNTHQYWGYGAGLDFERKIIVKENAPELLVKQLESKNWQPMPIMLAGNTDCYQPIEAKKKITRRILEVLLKYKHPVSIITKNALILRDLDILTELNKLDLVHVNISITTLEEKLRQKLEPRTATGAKRLEVVRQLSAAGLPVNVMVAPVIPGLNDSEIPQIIKQAAEAGAKNAAYTIVRLNGEVGPIFDDWIKQAFPDRAQKVLNQIADCHGGQLNDSRFGTRMSGEGKFAETIAKLFKMSKQKYMAGRSIKPYNYSHFCTSKGKQLGLF, via the coding sequence ATGAAACCGGAAGAATTTTTAAAAGGCCGAGGAGCGCAGTATAATCCGGCTAACAAATACCTGAAGCAGGAGTATGTGGCTGAACATATAGAAGGATTAGATGAGCCCATGCTTACAGATGCCAGAACTGAGTTTCTGCCAACACACCCTAAAACTATAGTTAACAATATTAGTAGCCCGGATTTGGGAAACGGTTATTCTTTAAACCCATATCAGGGCTGTGAGCATGGCTGCGTGTATTGTTATGCCCGCAATACCCACCAGTACTGGGGCTATGGCGCCGGTCTGGATTTTGAGCGCAAAATTATAGTTAAAGAAAATGCCCCGGAGTTACTGGTAAAACAACTCGAAAGCAAAAACTGGCAGCCCATGCCTATCATGCTCGCCGGCAACACCGACTGCTACCAGCCCATAGAAGCCAAAAAAAAGATCACGCGCCGTATCCTGGAAGTGCTGCTGAAGTATAAACATCCGGTCAGTATCATTACAAAAAATGCCCTTATCCTCCGAGACCTCGATATCCTGACGGAATTAAATAAACTGGATTTGGTGCACGTCAACATCAGCATTACCACCCTGGAAGAAAAGCTGCGCCAGAAATTGGAACCGAGAACTGCCACCGGTGCCAAACGCCTGGAAGTAGTGCGCCAGCTAAGCGCAGCCGGATTGCCAGTAAATGTTATGGTTGCGCCAGTAATTCCGGGTCTAAACGATTCCGAGATTCCACAGATTATAAAACAGGCCGCAGAAGCCGGAGCTAAAAATGCAGCTTATACTATAGTTAGGTTAAATGGCGAGGTTGGCCCTATTTTCGATGACTGGATAAAACAGGCTTTTCCGGACCGGGCTCAGAAAGTATTGAACCAGATAGCCGACTGCCACGGCGGCCAACTGAACGACAGCCGCTTCGGCACCCGCATGAGCGGCGAAGGTAAATTTGCCGAAACAATAGCTAAGCTGTTTAAGATGAGCAAGCAGAAGTACATGGCCGGCCGAAGCATAAAACCCTACAACTATAGCCACTTCTGTACTTCTAAGGGCAAACAATTGGGGTTGTTTTAA
- a CDS encoding CTP synthase: MATKYIFVTGGVTSSLGKGIISASLAKLLQARGFSVTIQKFDPYINIDPGTLNPYEHGECYVTEDGAETDLDLGHYERFLNVPTSQANNVTTGRIYYNVIMQEREGAYLGKTVQVVPHITDEIKRRMLLLGQSGEYDIVITEIGGCVGDIESLPFIEALRQLRWELGVNETCVIHLTLVPYLKAAGELKTKPTQHSVRDLSEAGVQPDILVCRSEYPIPSDLRKKIALFCNVKVNSVIESLDAETIYDVPLLMRKEKLDERVISKLKLAQKGEPELESWKEFLGRLKNPTAEVKIGLVGKYVELPDAYKSIVESFIHAGAANECKVNLKWFQSENINDENVANTLQGLDGILVAPGFGERGFAGKLEAIRFARESKIPFFGICLGMQCATIEFARNVLGLERANSTEMDPETPHPIIDLMEDQKEITQKGGTMRLGSYACELKKGSKAYSIYGKSKITERHRHRYEFNNQYLQAFEEAGMLATGKNPETGLVEIVELQNHPWYVAAQYHPELKSTVLNPHPLFTKFVRAAMNYTQTK, from the coding sequence ATGGCTACTAAATATATCTTCGTTACCGGTGGTGTAACATCCTCGCTTGGAAAAGGCATTATTTCCGCTTCACTCGCTAAGTTGCTGCAGGCAAGAGGGTTCTCTGTAACCATCCAAAAATTCGACCCATATATTAATATCGATCCGGGTACCCTGAACCCGTACGAACACGGCGAATGCTATGTAACCGAAGATGGCGCTGAAACCGATCTGGACCTTGGCCATTACGAAAGATTTTTAAACGTACCTACCTCGCAGGCTAATAACGTAACCACCGGCCGCATCTACTATAACGTGATCATGCAGGAACGCGAAGGCGCGTACCTTGGCAAAACTGTACAGGTTGTGCCACACATCACCGATGAGATCAAGCGTCGTATGTTGCTGCTGGGTCAGTCGGGTGAGTATGATATCGTGATTACAGAGATTGGTGGCTGTGTGGGTGATATTGAGTCTCTGCCGTTTATTGAGGCCCTGCGCCAGCTGCGTTGGGAACTTGGTGTAAACGAGACATGTGTCATTCACCTGACGCTGGTACCTTACCTGAAAGCTGCCGGCGAACTTAAGACCAAGCCAACCCAGCACTCTGTACGTGACCTTTCAGAAGCTGGTGTGCAGCCGGATATACTGGTGTGCCGCTCTGAGTACCCAATCCCATCTGATCTTCGCAAAAAAATAGCCCTTTTCTGTAATGTTAAGGTAAATTCAGTGATCGAATCGCTGGATGCCGAGACGATTTACGATGTGCCGTTGCTGATGCGCAAAGAAAAACTGGACGAGCGCGTGATCAGCAAACTGAAGCTTGCCCAGAAAGGTGAGCCGGAACTGGAAAGCTGGAAAGAATTCCTGGGCAGACTTAAAAACCCTACTGCCGAAGTAAAGATAGGCCTGGTAGGTAAATACGTTGAGTTGCCGGATGCCTATAAATCTATAGTTGAGTCTTTTATACATGCAGGCGCAGCTAACGAGTGCAAAGTAAACCTGAAGTGGTTCCAGTCGGAAAACATTAACGACGAGAATGTGGCAAATACACTGCAGGGGCTAGATGGCATATTGGTAGCTCCTGGCTTTGGTGAGCGTGGCTTCGCAGGTAAACTGGAGGCTATCCGTTTTGCCCGTGAGTCTAAAATACCATTCTTCGGCATTTGCCTGGGTATGCAGTGCGCTACTATAGAGTTTGCCCGTAACGTGCTTGGCCTGGAGCGTGCCAATTCAACCGAAATGGACCCTGAAACGCCGCACCCGATCATCGACCTGATGGAAGACCAGAAGGAGATAACACAGAAAGGCGGCACCATGCGACTTGGCTCATACGCTTGTGAACTTAAGAAAGGCTCAAAAGCGTATTCTATATACGGTAAGTCAAAAATCACGGAGCGTCACCGTCATCGTTATGAGTTTAACAACCAGTACCTGCAGGCTTTTGAAGAAGCAGGCATGTTGGCTACTGGCAAAAACCCGGAAACAGGACTTGTAGAGATAGTTGAACTGCAGAACCACCCTTGGTATGTGGCAGCACAATACCACCCTGAACTGAAAAGCACTGTGCTTAACCCACACCCGTTATTCACTAAATTTGTGAGGGCGGCCATGAACTATACACAAACCAAATAA
- a CDS encoding VIT1/CCC1 transporter family protein, translated as MAHNEDTAHNLFSKFQEYLGQFVYGGIDGCVTTFAVVSGAVGANLDSSIIIILGFANLLADGFSMSVGAYLSAKSERDSYDKHKRTEYYEIEKYPEIEVQEVRDAYRAKGFDGELLEQVVAVITKDKDRWADDMMANELQLIKDSKSPMAIGLVTYTSFLLIGMIPLSVYVWDYIVGFPGQVFLWACVLTFTGFAIIGFLKSYVTGVNRWRGILETLALGALAAGVSFIVGDVLERWISN; from the coding sequence ATGGCGCACAACGAAGACACTGCTCATAATCTCTTCTCAAAGTTTCAGGAGTACCTGGGTCAGTTCGTATATGGCGGCATCGATGGCTGCGTAACCACCTTTGCAGTTGTTTCAGGGGCTGTGGGCGCCAACCTCGATAGTTCTATCATTATTATACTTGGCTTTGCTAACCTGCTCGCCGATGGCTTTTCTATGTCGGTGGGTGCTTACCTTTCTGCCAAATCGGAGCGCGACAGCTACGACAAACACAAACGAACCGAATACTACGAGATAGAAAAGTATCCAGAAATTGAGGTGCAGGAAGTACGCGACGCTTACCGGGCCAAAGGCTTTGATGGAGAACTGCTGGAACAGGTGGTTGCTGTGATTACCAAAGATAAAGACCGCTGGGCCGATGATATGATGGCCAATGAATTACAACTAATTAAAGATTCTAAATCACCAATGGCTATTGGCCTGGTAACATATACTTCCTTCCTCCTGATCGGGATGATTCCTTTGTCGGTTTATGTCTGGGATTATATTGTTGGTTTTCCGGGGCAGGTATTTCTCTGGGCTTGTGTGCTCACTTTTACTGGTTTTGCCATTATCGGATTTCTTAAAAGCTATGTAACAGGCGTTAATCGTTGGCGCGGCATTCTGGAAACTTTAGCACTTGGCGCGTTGGCAGCAGGCGTCTCGTTTATAGTTGGCGATGTGCTGGAACGCTGGATCAGTAATTAA
- a CDS encoding type 1 glutamine amidotransferase domain-containing protein has translation MKVLFVLTSHDKLGDTGKKTGFWVEEFAAPYYTLADEGVKIDLASPKGGQPPIDPKSTEPDAQTPATKRFYEDEDLQHKLSRTKKLSEVRAEDYDAVFYPGGHGPLWDLAKDKDSIRLIEEFTKLQKPVAAVCHGPAVLAEAKAPGGEPLVKGKKVAGFTNSEEEAVQLTNIVPFLVEDRLKELGGNYSKADDWKPYVVTDGLLITGQNPASSEPAAEQLLKMLQQRQVSTK, from the coding sequence ATGAAAGTACTATTTGTTCTGACTTCGCACGACAAACTTGGCGATACCGGTAAGAAAACTGGCTTCTGGGTTGAAGAATTTGCGGCTCCTTATTATACCTTAGCCGACGAAGGGGTTAAGATCGACCTGGCTTCGCCTAAAGGTGGTCAGCCGCCCATCGATCCTAAAAGTACCGAACCTGATGCCCAGACACCTGCCACCAAACGCTTTTACGAAGACGAAGACCTACAGCATAAACTATCCCGTACCAAAAAGTTAAGCGAAGTACGCGCCGAAGATTATGATGCTGTTTTTTATCCGGGTGGACATGGTCCGCTGTGGGACCTGGCTAAGGACAAGGACTCTATCAGGCTGATTGAAGAGTTTACCAAACTGCAGAAACCAGTAGCTGCTGTTTGTCACGGACCCGCTGTATTGGCAGAAGCCAAAGCGCCGGGTGGCGAACCACTTGTAAAAGGCAAGAAAGTAGCAGGCTTTACAAACTCCGAAGAAGAAGCAGTGCAGTTGACCAACATTGTTCCTTTTCTGGTAGAAGACAGGCTAAAAGAACTGGGCGGCAACTATAGCAAAGCTGACGACTGGAAACCTTATGTGGTAACAGATGGATTGCTGATTACAGGGCAGAACCCGGCATCGTCGGAGCCGGCTGCGGAGCAACTGCTAAAAATGCTGCAGCAACGGCAGGTTAGCACTAAATAA